Within the Microbacterium sp. 1S1 genome, the region GACTACCGGGTACCCGAGCTGCATTCGGGTGAGCCCCGCGTCCCCGGAGGCCGTCCGGTGCCCTACCCCGCCGCCTGTCGCCCGCAGGCGTGGTCCGCCGCCGCCGCGGTGATCTGCGCCGACGTTCTGCGCTGACCGCTCGCGGCGGTCAGCGCACGGTCGCCCCGTCCTTCCAGACGCGCTCAACCAGGGGGACCCCCGGGCGATACGCGAGGTGCACCCGCGTGGGCGCGTCCAGCAGCACGAGGTCAGCGCGTGCGCCGGGGACGAGCCGGCCGATGTCGTCGCGGCGGAGCGCCTGCGCTCCGCCCGCGGTGGCGGCCCACACCGCTTCCGCCGGGGTCATGCCCATGTCGCGGACAGCGATCGCCATGCAGAACGGCAGGGAGGAGGTGAAGCTGGATCCCGGGTTCGTGTCGCAGGACAGCGCGATGGTCACACCCGCGTCGAGCAGCCGGCGCGCGTCGGGATAGGGCTGGCGCGTGGAGAACTCCACGCCCGGCAGGAGGGTGAGCACGGTGTCCGATGCCGCGAGCGCGGCGATGTCCGCGTCCGTGAGGTAGGTGCCGTGATCGACGGATGCCGCTCCCAGGTCCACGGCCATCCGCACCCCGTCGCCGGGACCGAGCTGGCTCGCGTGCACCCGAGGGGCCAGGCCACGGGCGATGCCCGCCTCGAGGATCCGCCGCGACTGCGCCACCGTGAACGCACCGGTCTCACAGAAGACGTCGATCCATCGGGCGTGCGGCGCGCAGGCGTCGAGCATCGGCCCGACGACGAGGTCGACGTAGGCGTCCGGATCCTCGGCGTACTCGGCCGGCACCACGTGGGCGCCGAGGAAGGTGACCTCGGGCGTCACCTCGGCGGCGAGCCGGACGAGACGCTCCTCGTCCGCGACGCTGAGGCCGTACCCGCTCTTGATCTCGACCGTCGTGGTGCCCTGTCGCT harbors:
- the hutI gene encoding imidazolonepropionase, whose protein sequence is MTTTLITGIGELTTNDPTPTDPCGTLLDAAVLIDDGRIAWVGPSGHAPAADETVDARGRAVIPGFVDSHSHLVFAGDRAAEFEARMAGQPYAAGGIRSTVRATRAASDEELRARLRGFMDELQRQGTTTVEIKSGYGLSVADEERLVRLAAEVTPEVTFLGAHVVPAEYAEDPDAYVDLVVGPMLDACAPHARWIDVFCETGAFTVAQSRRILEAGIARGLAPRVHASQLGPGDGVRMAVDLGAASVDHGTYLTDADIAALAASDTVLTLLPGVEFSTRQPYPDARRLLDAGVTIALSCDTNPGSSFTSSLPFCMAIAVRDMGMTPAEAVWAATAGGAQALRRDDIGRLVPGARADLVLLDAPTRVHLAYRPGVPLVERVWKDGATVR